From Chryseobacterium joostei, the proteins below share one genomic window:
- a CDS encoding PLP-dependent cysteine synthase family protein produces MKYAKNILETIGNTPLVKLNKVLGEDFPALVLAKVETFNPGNSVKDRMALKMIEDAEKDGRLKPGGTIIEGTSGNTGMGLALAAIIKGYKCIFVTNSKQSKEKCDILRAVGAEVIVCPTDVKPTDPRSYYSVSKRLAKETENGWYVNQYDNLSNRTAHYESTAPEIWEQTEGKLTHFVAGAGTGGTITGCGTFFKEKNKEIKVIGVDTYGSILKEFHETGELHYDHAYTYITEGIGEDIIPENYDMSVIDHFEKVTDKDGAIYARKLAKEEGIFCGYSAGSAIASLIQMKDQFTKDDVIVVLLHDHGSRYVGKIYNDEWMKEMGWLE; encoded by the coding sequence ATGAAATACGCAAAAAATATCCTTGAAACGATAGGTAACACACCGCTGGTAAAACTTAACAAGGTGTTAGGTGAAGACTTCCCAGCACTAGTTTTAGCAAAAGTTGAGACATTCAATCCCGGAAACTCTGTAAAGGACAGAATGGCTCTTAAAATGATAGAAGATGCCGAAAAAGACGGCAGATTAAAACCAGGAGGAACCATCATTGAGGGAACTTCCGGAAATACAGGAATGGGATTGGCACTTGCTGCTATCATCAAAGGCTACAAATGTATTTTTGTAACCAATTCTAAACAATCTAAGGAAAAGTGTGATATTCTTCGTGCTGTAGGAGCAGAAGTAATTGTTTGCCCTACAGATGTAAAGCCTACTGACCCGCGTTCTTATTACTCAGTGTCAAAAAGACTGGCTAAGGAAACAGAAAACGGATGGTATGTAAACCAATATGACAACTTATCCAACAGAACTGCTCACTATGAATCTACAGCTCCTGAGATCTGGGAACAGACGGAAGGTAAACTAACTCACTTTGTAGCAGGTGCAGGAACAGGAGGTACTATTACAGGATGTGGAACATTCTTTAAGGAAAAAAATAAAGAAATCAAGGTAATTGGTGTTGATACTTACGGATCTATTCTTAAGGAATTCCACGAAACAGGAGAACTTCATTACGATCATGCTTATACTTACATTACAGAAGGAATTGGGGAAGATATCATTCCTGAGAACTATGATATGTCTGTAATTGACCATTTTGAAAAGGTAACGGATAAAGACGGTGCCATCTATGCAAGAAAACTGGCTAAGGAAGAAGGTATTTTCTGCGGATACTCTGCGGGAAGTGCAATTGCTTCATTAATTCAAATGAAAGATCAGTTTACAAAAGATGATGTAATTGTAGTTTTACTTCACGACCACGGTTCAAGATATGTAGGAAAAATCTACAATGACGAGTGGATGAAAGAAATGGGCTGGTTAGAATAA
- a CDS encoding chaperone modulator CbpM, translated as MSERISREELVRIYNIEITFFDDLVEYGLLNIQVEDNIHYLMYEDLPDLEKFTNWHYDLEINLPGLEVIHNMLNKLEALKRRNRDLMNKLSAISDQYEDI; from the coding sequence ATGAGTGAAAGAATATCACGGGAGGAACTCGTAAGAATATACAATATAGAAATCACATTTTTTGATGACCTTGTAGAATATGGTTTATTGAATATACAGGTGGAAGACAATATTCACTATCTGATGTATGAAGACTTGCCTGATCTGGAAAAGTTTACCAACTGGCATTATGACCTTGAAATCAATCTTCCAGGATTGGAAGTTATTCATAATATGCTGAACAAACTGGAAGCTTTAAAGCGTAGAAACAGGGATTTGATGAACAAACTTTCTGCAATAAGTGACCAATATGAAGATATTTAG
- a CDS encoding DnaJ C-terminal domain-containing protein, with product MAYIDYYKILGVDKNATQDDIKKAYRKLARKLHPDLNPDDKESEKKFKELNEANEVLSNPENRTKYDKYGENWKHGEEYEKAQQQQQRQYQQQNYGGGGFSGADFGEGEDFSDFFQSMFGGAGGSGRSSRGRASGKFKGKDVQAELNLNLRDAAVTHPQTFEINGKKVRITIPAGVYDGQQIKLKGHGNPGINGGPNGDLYITFNIPTDPDFERIGDDLKTKVTIDLYTAILGGDVKVNTLDGSVNLKVKPETQTGITVRLKGKGFPVYKKEGEHGDLFVTYEVKLPTNLTEKQKELFEQLKNS from the coding sequence ATGGCTTATATAGATTACTATAAAATTCTAGGCGTAGATAAAAACGCAACACAAGATGACATTAAAAAAGCCTACCGAAAATTGGCTAGAAAACTGCATCCGGATCTTAACCCTGATGATAAGGAGTCTGAAAAAAAATTCAAGGAGCTGAATGAAGCTAATGAAGTCCTCAGTAATCCTGAAAACCGTACAAAATATGATAAATACGGTGAAAACTGGAAGCACGGTGAGGAATATGAAAAAGCTCAACAACAACAGCAAAGACAATATCAGCAGCAGAACTACGGAGGTGGAGGCTTCTCAGGTGCTGATTTTGGAGAGGGAGAGGATTTTTCAGATTTCTTCCAAAGTATGTTTGGAGGTGCAGGAGGTTCTGGCAGAAGTTCGAGAGGAAGAGCATCCGGTAAGTTCAAGGGAAAAGATGTGCAGGCTGAGCTGAATCTAAACTTAAGAGATGCCGCAGTAACACATCCACAAACTTTTGAAATCAATGGGAAAAAGGTAAGAATCACCATTCCGGCCGGAGTTTATGACGGGCAGCAGATTAAGTTGAAAGGACATGGAAATCCGGGAATAAACGGAGGGCCAAACGGAGATTTGTATATTACGTTCAATATTCCTACGGATCCTGATTTTGAAAGAATTGGTGATGATCTTAAAACAAAGGTGACCATCGATCTATACACTGCTATTTTAGGTGGTGATGTAAAGGTAAATACCCTGGATGGAAGTGTAAACCTAAAAGTAAAACCGGAAACGCAAACCGGAATTACCGTAAGACTAAAAGGTAAAGGATTTCCTGTCTACAAAAAAGAGGGGGAACACGGCGATCTTTTTGTAACCTACGAAGTGAAACTGCCTACCAATCTTACAGAGAAGCAGAAAGAACTTTTTGAACAACTTAAAAATTCCTAG
- a CDS encoding dicarboxylate/amino acid:cation symporter: protein MKEVLKNYSGIIFLLLGITIGSIIGIVAPGFVEYIKPLGDIFLNLLFVSVVPLVFFAVSNSIASLEQQSRFGRIILVMALTFLFFILTAAIFTICVVYLFPVSGVSGSSEIVTETASDESWGNRIVSFFTVGEFTALFSRQNMLALLIFAFLTGFAARKTGESGQPFRVFIASGYEVMKELLLLVMKLAPIGLGAYFAYQVATLGPQLFGFYAKPLGLYYVAGIIYFLVFFSIYAFMASGKNGVKSFWTNAIYPTLTAISTCSSFATMPANLQAASKIGIPNSIANLVIPIGTTLHKNGSSMSSIIKIYVAFLIIGKDFFDPANLLLALGITVFVSIVAGGIPNGGYIGEMLMISVYKLPQEAIPAVMIIGTLVDPLATVLNSVGDIVAAMFVNRFVKVT from the coding sequence ATGAAAGAGGTATTAAAAAACTACTCAGGAATCATATTTTTACTTTTGGGAATCACTATTGGAAGCATTATAGGAATTGTAGCTCCTGGGTTTGTGGAATACATAAAACCATTGGGAGATATTTTTCTTAATCTTCTTTTTGTGAGTGTAGTACCCTTGGTGTTTTTTGCAGTATCGAACTCCATTGCCTCTTTAGAACAACAATCAAGGTTCGGAAGAATCATTCTTGTGATGGCACTTACCTTTCTATTCTTTATTTTGACAGCGGCTATTTTCACTATTTGTGTAGTGTATCTTTTTCCTGTTTCAGGAGTTTCCGGAAGTTCGGAGATCGTAACTGAAACGGCTAGTGATGAAAGTTGGGGAAATAGGATTGTAAGCTTTTTCACTGTGGGAGAATTCACCGCGCTCTTTTCAAGACAAAATATGCTTGCATTGCTTATTTTTGCATTTTTAACGGGTTTTGCAGCTAGAAAAACAGGAGAAAGCGGCCAGCCATTCAGGGTTTTTATTGCCTCAGGATATGAAGTAATGAAAGAGCTTCTTTTACTGGTAATGAAGCTGGCTCCTATTGGATTAGGGGCTTATTTCGCTTATCAGGTAGCAACATTAGGCCCACAGCTTTTTGGTTTTTATGCTAAGCCTTTAGGCTTATATTATGTTGCAGGAATTATCTATTTCCTTGTCTTCTTTTCAATCTATGCATTCATGGCGAGTGGAAAAAATGGTGTTAAAAGTTTCTGGACCAATGCCATTTATCCTACTCTTACAGCAATAAGTACCTGCAGCAGCTTTGCAACTATGCCAGCAAATCTACAGGCAGCTTCCAAAATTGGAATTCCCAATTCTATTGCTAACCTGGTGATTCCTATTGGTACTACCTTACATAAAAATGGATCCTCAATGTCTTCTATTATTAAAATATATGTCGCTTTTTTAATTATTGGAAAAGATTTCTTTGATCCTGCCAATTTACTTCTGGCTTTAGGAATTACGGTTTTTGTGAGTATTGTAGCCGGAGGAATTCCTAATGGTGGATATATTGGTGAAATGCTGATGATCTCTGTGTATAAACTTCCTCAGGAGGCTATTCCTGCTGTAATGATTATCGGAACCCTTGTAGATCCTTTAGCAACAGTTCTTAATTCTGTAGGAGATATCGTTGCGGCTATGTTTGTGAATCGGTTTGTAAAAGTCACCTGA
- a CDS encoding DUF779 domain-containing protein gives MERKTARLSATEKALEVIHELEDKYGALMFYQAGGCCEGTQPQCFEKGGFFPRMNDAMIGTIKGYEFWIDRDLFEYWKYSHFTLDVTDGFGPGGFSLETPLGKTFKVQYRLFTPEEYENLEPVQRSE, from the coding sequence ATGGAAAGAAAAACAGCAAGGCTTTCTGCAACAGAAAAGGCGCTTGAAGTCATTCATGAACTTGAAGACAAGTATGGGGCACTCATGTTTTATCAGGCAGGGGGGTGCTGTGAAGGAACGCAGCCACAATGCTTTGAAAAAGGAGGATTCTTTCCAAGGATGAATGATGCCATGATAGGAACCATTAAAGGATATGAATTCTGGATAGACCGCGACCTCTTTGAATACTGGAAATATTCCCACTTTACACTCGATGTCACAGATGGTTTCGGACCTGGTGGATTTTCATTGGAAACACCCTTGGGGAAAACATTTAAAGTTCAGTACAGGCTTTTCACTCCTGAAGAATATGAAAACCTTGAACCTGTACAACGCAGTGAATAG
- the adhP gene encoding alcohol dehydrogenase AdhP — protein sequence MIPKTMKAAVVQGYGQPLKIEEVPVRAPGRYEVLVKVMACGVCHTDLHAVDGDWPAKPKMPLIPGHEGVGIVVACGPEAFVKEGDAVGVPWLYSACGCCDYCITGWETLCEAQKNGGYSVDGGFAEYVIADSRYVGHLKSNVNFLEIAPILCAGVTVYKGLKETETKPGEWVAISGIGGLGHVAIQYAKAMGMHVAAIDVADDKLELAKKLGADLVVNAKNTDPGEYLHKEVGGMHGALITAVSPIAFKQGIDVLRRKGTIALNGLPPGSFELPIFETVLKRITVRGSIVGTRKDMQEALDFANEGLVKATVTAAKLEDINDVFDKMKKGQIDGRIVLDIANSN from the coding sequence ATGATTCCAAAGACAATGAAAGCTGCCGTAGTTCAAGGTTACGGACAGCCCCTGAAGATAGAAGAAGTACCCGTAAGAGCACCCGGCAGATATGAAGTTCTTGTGAAAGTAATGGCCTGTGGCGTTTGTCATACAGACCTGCATGCTGTGGATGGAGACTGGCCTGCCAAGCCTAAAATGCCCCTTATTCCGGGACATGAGGGGGTAGGTATAGTGGTGGCTTGCGGACCTGAAGCTTTTGTAAAAGAAGGAGATGCAGTAGGAGTTCCCTGGTTATATAGTGCCTGTGGTTGCTGTGATTATTGTATTACAGGATGGGAAACACTTTGTGAGGCTCAAAAAAATGGAGGATACAGTGTAGACGGAGGTTTTGCAGAATATGTTATTGCAGATTCCAGGTATGTGGGACACCTGAAGTCTAATGTTAACTTCCTGGAGATTGCACCTATTTTATGTGCAGGAGTAACCGTTTATAAAGGACTCAAAGAAACCGAAACAAAGCCCGGAGAATGGGTGGCTATTTCAGGAATAGGAGGATTGGGCCACGTAGCGATTCAGTATGCAAAAGCGATGGGAATGCATGTTGCTGCCATTGATGTAGCAGATGATAAATTGGAACTGGCTAAAAAACTGGGTGCAGATCTTGTGGTGAATGCAAAAAATACAGATCCCGGAGAATATTTGCATAAGGAAGTTGGTGGTATGCATGGCGCATTAATTACAGCTGTTTCACCTATTGCCTTTAAACAGGGAATAGATGTTCTGAGAAGAAAAGGAACCATTGCCTTGAATGGATTGCCTCCCGGATCTTTTGAGCTTCCTATTTTTGAAACTGTTTTAAAAAGAATAACCGTTAGAGGTTCTATTGTAGGAACCAGAAAAGATATGCAGGAAGCCCTGGACTTTGCCAATGAAGGACTGGTGAAAGCAACTGTAACTGCAGCCAAACTCGAAGATATTAATGATGTCTTTGATAAAATGAAAAAAGGACAGATTGATGGAAGGATTGTGTTGGATATTGCAAACTCAAATTAA
- a CDS encoding aldehyde dehydrogenase family protein, which yields MSTITEPKSTTLLQRPEFKDRYDNYIGGKFTPPVKGQYFDVVSPVDGKKFTQVAHSSKEDLDLAVDAAEKAFQTWKNTSSTERSIILNKIADRIEQNLEYLATVETIDNGKAVRETLAADMPLAIDHFRYFASVIRADEGSHNELDKDTVSLIVHEPLGVIAQIIPWNFPILMAVWKLAPALAAGNCVVLKPAESTPVSIMVLMELIGDLLPAGVINIVNGFGAELGRALVTNPKVAKAAFTGSTATGRLVMQYATENIIPVTLELGGKSPNVFFNSVMDADDEFLDKAIEGAVLFALNQGEICTCPSRLLVQEGIADAFIERVVERVKAIKLGNPLDKTVMMGAQASQIQKDKILSYIQLGIEEGAEVLVGGNVNNLGEDLEDGYYIQPTIFKGNNKMRIFQEEIFGPVLAFTTFKDEEEAIKIANDTIYGLGAGVWTRDAHQLYNIPRQIEAGRVWVNQYHSYPAGAPFGGYKQSGIGRENHKMMLDHYRQTKNMLISYNKNKLGFF from the coding sequence ATGAGCACAATTACAGAACCAAAATCAACAACTCTTTTACAACGTCCAGAGTTTAAAGACAGATACGATAACTATATTGGTGGTAAATTTACACCCCCGGTTAAAGGACAATATTTTGATGTAGTTTCACCAGTGGATGGTAAAAAGTTCACTCAGGTAGCCCACTCATCCAAGGAAGATTTGGATTTGGCTGTAGATGCAGCAGAAAAAGCATTCCAAACCTGGAAAAATACATCATCTACAGAGCGAAGCATCATTCTCAATAAGATTGCAGACAGAATAGAACAAAACCTTGAATATCTTGCTACAGTAGAAACCATTGATAACGGTAAGGCTGTAAGAGAAACTCTGGCCGCGGATATGCCACTTGCAATAGATCATTTCAGATATTTTGCATCTGTTATTCGGGCAGATGAAGGCTCGCATAACGAATTGGATAAAGACACTGTGTCTTTAATCGTACATGAGCCGCTTGGAGTTATTGCACAGATCATCCCTTGGAATTTCCCAATATTGATGGCTGTTTGGAAGCTAGCTCCGGCCTTAGCCGCTGGAAATTGCGTGGTTTTAAAGCCTGCAGAAAGTACACCGGTATCCATTATGGTTTTAATGGAACTTATCGGAGATTTACTACCGGCAGGAGTCATCAACATTGTTAATGGTTTTGGGGCAGAACTGGGAAGAGCTTTGGTTACTAATCCTAAAGTTGCCAAGGCAGCATTTACAGGGTCTACAGCTACAGGCCGCTTAGTAATGCAGTATGCAACAGAAAATATCATTCCTGTGACATTAGAATTAGGAGGAAAATCGCCCAATGTATTTTTCAATTCTGTAATGGATGCAGACGATGAATTTTTAGATAAAGCTATTGAGGGAGCTGTACTTTTTGCCCTTAACCAAGGAGAGATCTGTACATGTCCGTCAAGATTACTAGTTCAGGAAGGAATTGCAGATGCCTTTATCGAAAGAGTAGTCGAAAGAGTAAAAGCCATCAAGTTAGGAAATCCATTAGACAAAACCGTAATGATGGGAGCGCAGGCTTCTCAGATCCAAAAGGATAAGATATTGTCTTATATTCAGTTAGGAATAGAAGAGGGAGCAGAAGTTTTGGTAGGAGGAAATGTAAATAACCTTGGAGAAGACCTTGAAGACGGATACTACATCCAGCCTACTATTTTCAAAGGAAATAATAAAATGAGAATTTTCCAGGAAGAGATCTTTGGTCCTGTGCTGGCATTTACAACCTTTAAGGATGAGGAAGAAGCCATAAAAATAGCCAATGATACCATCTATGGATTGGGAGCAGGAGTTTGGACTAGAGATGCGCATCAGCTATACAATATTCCACGTCAGATTGAGGCAGGAAGAGTTTGGGTAAACCAATATCATTCATATCCGGCAGGAGCACCTTTCGGAGGCTACAAGCAGTCCGGAATAGGAAGAGAAAATCATAAAATGATGCTTGATCATTACCGTCAGACCAAAAATATGCTGATTTCCTATAACAAAAACAAGTTAGGTTTCTTTTAA
- a CDS encoding helix-turn-helix transcriptional regulator, which translates to MNNNSKFLLNTPKLTQERHLLSLVENQTTFNLNNCEFSIYETHKAAFGVKLHFENIAFTAMLRGKKHMKLDNKTNYFDYFPGESILVAPGETMVIDFPEADETATQCISLSLNPDFIEDSLNYLNYHLPKVDESSQWNIQLDEYFLFNNQALASATNNIMRIAMDDNSQKDIMADFALKELLIRLMQTQARSLVEKNLVKNRSRMGFVVDYIKRNLHQKLSIDSIAKLAYVSKSNFFKMFRDELGISPNDFILQERISKAKELLAGQNSIKETAFQTGFSDTNYFTRVFKQLVGVTPKSYQNGKIFSR; encoded by the coding sequence ATGAATAACAATAGCAAGTTTTTATTAAACACTCCTAAATTAACTCAGGAGAGGCATCTATTGAGTCTTGTTGAAAACCAGACCACATTCAATCTAAACAATTGTGAATTCAGTATTTATGAAACCCATAAGGCCGCATTTGGGGTAAAGCTTCACTTTGAAAACATTGCATTTACAGCCATGTTAAGAGGAAAAAAGCATATGAAACTGGATAATAAGACCAATTATTTTGATTATTTTCCGGGAGAAAGCATTCTGGTTGCTCCTGGGGAAACCATGGTCATTGATTTTCCTGAGGCTGATGAAACGGCTACACAATGTATTTCCTTAAGTTTAAATCCTGATTTTATAGAGGATTCTCTCAATTATTTAAATTATCACCTTCCAAAGGTAGATGAGTCTTCACAATGGAATATTCAACTGGATGAATATTTTCTTTTTAATAATCAGGCATTGGCTTCTGCAACCAATAATATTATGAGGATTGCCATGGATGATAATTCTCAAAAAGATATTATGGCAGATTTTGCACTGAAAGAGCTTCTGATAAGACTTATGCAAACACAGGCAAGAAGTCTGGTAGAAAAAAATCTTGTAAAAAACAGATCAAGAATGGGGTTTGTGGTAGATTATATTAAAAGAAACCTACATCAGAAATTGTCTATTGACAGCATTGCAAAACTGGCGTATGTGAGTAAATCCAACTTCTTTAAGATGTTTAGGGATGAACTTGGAATTTCCCCGAATGATTTTATTCTACAGGAAAGAATCAGCAAGGCAAAAGAATTATTGGCTGGACAAAACAGTATTAAGGAAACTGCTTTTCAGACAGGGTTTTCCGACACCAATTATTTCACAAGAGTATTTAAGCAGCTTGTAGGAGTTACCCCAAAAAGTTATCAGAATGGAAAAATATTCTCCAGATAA
- a CDS encoding RagB/SusD family nutrient uptake outer membrane protein, whose amino-acid sequence MKRIINTILVVATLSSAAFTLNSCQDALDIKQPGELQENELYTSVANLNEVLNGSIYAQLDPIEEIYFTAVFTDEVKPGSGSGGQEYSLHRHFLDAASPVVTGGTVNSVASDGIWLNNYKVINRVNRLLEGAKKVTPANADEQKAYNEILAQARAIRAYCYVQLEAYFSADMKNPNELGVILLKDVPATDAKLPRSKNQDVYDFINADLDYARGILEYSSTAGGRYATDKGFVNAVTARFNLYRGNTVLAKQYANEVISNSGLKLTIADPSKPAGDNAPEIGSKEWNAAFYGIASSFNPYRNLWNDSARGEVIFSLNRLPLGAGGTIGSRWNTNQSNIDGTPMWFWGRNLYNLFQNIPGDIRKYAYVDPTSAPKANYASATAGTTREDALVIDKYPGKTNTPTRNDVKVFRLSEMYFIVAEAEVAAGNLSAAHDLIQKVREARNYLGAAVTPTYTGAQFAYADILKERRIELALEGHRYVDLKRLAVLANVEMDRNPTDDIIPVKNLPNGDYRYTLPIPIKETSANPNALQNDKY is encoded by the coding sequence ATGAAAAGAATTATCAATACAATATTAGTTGTAGCAACTTTATCATCTGCAGCATTTACATTAAACAGCTGCCAGGATGCACTTGATATCAAACAACCTGGAGAATTACAGGAGAATGAATTATATACAAGTGTTGCTAATCTAAACGAAGTTTTAAACGGATCTATATACGCTCAGTTGGATCCAATTGAGGAGATTTATTTTACAGCCGTATTTACAGATGAAGTAAAGCCGGGTTCAGGAAGTGGAGGTCAGGAGTACTCTTTACACAGACATTTTCTTGATGCAGCAAGCCCTGTAGTAACGGGAGGAACTGTAAACAGTGTAGCAAGTGACGGGATCTGGTTAAATAATTATAAAGTTATTAACAGAGTGAACAGATTGCTTGAAGGAGCGAAGAAAGTGACACCAGCTAATGCAGATGAACAGAAAGCATATAATGAGATCCTTGCTCAAGCCAGAGCAATCAGAGCTTATTGCTATGTACAGCTAGAGGCATACTTCTCTGCTGATATGAAAAACCCTAACGAACTAGGAGTAATTCTTCTAAAAGATGTTCCGGCTACAGATGCTAAATTACCTAGATCTAAGAATCAGGATGTATATGATTTCATTAATGCTGACTTAGATTACGCAAGAGGGATTTTAGAATATTCTTCTACAGCAGGAGGAAGATATGCTACTGATAAAGGATTTGTAAATGCTGTTACGGCTCGTTTTAACCTTTACAGAGGAAATACAGTTTTAGCAAAACAATATGCAAACGAAGTAATTTCAAACTCAGGTTTGAAGCTTACCATCGCAGATCCATCGAAGCCTGCAGGGGATAATGCTCCTGAAATAGGTTCAAAAGAATGGAATGCTGCCTTTTATGGAATTGCATCTTCTTTCAACCCATATAGAAATCTATGGAATGATTCAGCAAGAGGTGAAGTTATCTTCTCATTAAACAGACTTCCATTAGGAGCCGGAGGAACTATCGGTTCAAGATGGAATACCAACCAATCTAATATTGATGGTACACCAATGTGGTTCTGGGGAAGAAACTTATACAACTTGTTTCAGAATATTCCTGGAGATATCAGAAAGTATGCTTATGTAGATCCAACGTCAGCTCCAAAGGCTAATTATGCAAGTGCAACAGCTGGAACTACGAGAGAAGACGCTTTGGTTATTGACAAATATCCTGGTAAAACAAATACACCTACAAGAAATGATGTTAAAGTTTTCAGATTATCTGAAATGTATTTCATTGTAGCTGAAGCTGAAGTAGCGGCAGGTAATCTTTCAGCAGCTCATGACTTAATTCAGAAAGTAAGGGAGGCTAGAAATTATCTTGGTGCTGCTGTAACACCTACTTATACAGGTGCACAGTTTGCTTATGCTGACATTTTGAAAGAGCGTAGAATTGAATTGGCGCTTGAAGGACACCGTTATGTCGATCTGAAGAGACTTGCAGTATTGGCAAATGTAGAAATGGACAGGAACCCTACAGATGACATCATTCCGGTTAAGAATCTTCCTAATGGTGATTACAGGTATACTTTACCTATTCCTATCAAGGAAACTTCGGCAAACCCGAATGCTTTACAAAATGATAAATATTAA